Proteins from a single region of Anastrepha ludens isolate Willacy chromosome 5, idAnaLude1.1, whole genome shotgun sequence:
- the LOC128864593 gene encoding DNA topoisomerase 2 codes for MENGSGSVAGSGTSIEKMYQKKSQLEHILLRPDTYIGSVEHVTETMWVYNEEKNRMIQRQVTYVPGLYKIFDEILVNAADNKQRDKSMNTIKIDIDAEKNIISIWNNGQGIPVTVHKEHKMYVPEMIFGHLLTSSNYNDEEKKVTGGRNGYGAKLCNIFSTSFTVETATKEYKKSFKQIWANNMAKTTPPKIKEFAGTDFTKITFSPDLSKFKMDRLDDDIVALMCRRAYDIAAATKGLAVHLNGKKLPVKNFKDYIDLYVKNTEDSGQPIKIVYEQAGERWEVACCPSDNNFQQVSFVNSIATTKGGRHVDYVVDMIIKQLIEVVKKKNKGGITIKPFQVRNHMWVFVNCLIENPTFDSQTKENMTLQSKSFGSKCTLTEKFIANVSKSGIVEAVLSWAKFKAQSEIDKKGGKKSSKIKNLPKLEDANEAGKSNSYLCTLILTEGDSAKSLAVSGLGVIGRDLYGVFPLRGKLLNVREASFKQLAENAEINNLVKIIGLQYKKKYTTMEDLKTLRYGKVMIMTDQDQDGSHIKGLLINFIHTNWPELLRLPFLEEFITPIVKATKKDQVLSFYSLPEFEEWKNDTPNHNTFNIKYYKGLGTSTSKEAKEYFQDMERHRIVFKYDGSVDDDAIVMAFSKKHVEDRKEWLTSHMDEVKRRKLLGLPERYLYTKGTKNITYSDFVNLELVLFSNADNVRSIPCLVDGFKPGQRKVMFTCFKRNDKREVKVAQLSGSVAEMSAYHHGEMSLQMTIVNLAQNYVGSNNINLLEPRGQFGTRLQGGKDCASARYIFTLMSPLTRLIFHPADDPLLTYEVDDGQKIEPQWYVPIIPMVLVNGADGIGTGWSTKIYNHNPRDIIQNIRRMLANEEPVPMHPWYKNFKGTIDYISDGRYISSGNIQIVQNNKIEISELPVSTWTQSYKESVLDVLSNGDKGKAVVADYREYHTDTTVRFVITFTAGEFERLQAEEGGFHRAFKLTSSMSTNQMHCFDQNNCLRRFPTSIEIIKEYFPVRLEFYSKRKEYLIGQLTAQADRLTDQARFIMEKCDRTIIVENKKRKVMIDELIKRGYKPDPVKEWQRRIQMEDEEEPDDEEEEAEEIASSSAVKKEKKAVDPEKAFNKLTDVKKFDYLLGMSMWMLTEEKKNELLKQRDIKLAELAALKAKTIQTLWLDDLDDLEKKLDEIEDRERLEELGINKKQAKALSAKAKALSGTLKKRAAKGGNENIFPDPNGVKIEFKVTDEIMKKISTAVALASRPKVKKEKVEKAAKAGKVDSIDEFDAMVEGGAKGPKGSPEAMKKTKAKAAAADGDGEKKKRARKPKGDGMKQTKINFGKGRKKKRSSSDEEGDLGSGSDVEMNVDVAPRADRPGRRATAKKINYSGLLNSEEEQSSDGDLEFRDNEGVKENSHHMAHMSDAENSSDAGEANGDNAFVVSDSDPTPIKKKPTAKRPRKKAMPSDSDSDKKKKKKRKNDLSDSDDDDSDFEC; via the exons ATGGAGAACGGCAGTGGTAGTGTTGCTGGGAGTGGTACCTCCATTGAAAAAATGTACCAAAAGAAGTCGCAATTGGAGCATATTCTATTGCGTCCCGACACGTACATTGGATCAGTGGAGCACGTAACCGAAACCATGTGGGTGTACAATGAGGAGAAAAATCGTATGATACAGCGGCAAGTCACTTATGTGCCCGGTTTGTACAAGATCTTTGATGAAATTCTTGTGAATGCCGCCGATAACAAGCAACGTGATAAATCtatgaatacaattaaaattgacatAGACGCGGAAAAGAATATCATTTCTATTTGGAATAACGGTCAAGGAATACCAGTTACCGTTCACAAGGAGCATAAAATGTACGTTCCGGAGATGATTTTCGGTCATCTTTTGACTTCTTCGAATTACAACGATGAGGAAAAGAAAGTTACTGGCGGTCGTAATGGTTATGGCGCAAAGTTATGTAACATTTTCTCTACGAGCTTTACTGTGGAAACAGCTACTAAGGAgtacaaaaaaagtttcaaacaaaTTTGGGCCAATAATATGGCGAAAACAACACCGCCGAAG ATTAAAGAGTTTGCTGGTACTGATTTTACGAAAATTACATTCAGTCCTGACTTGTCCAAGTTTAAAATGGATCGCCTAGATGACGATATTGTTGCTCTGATGTGCCGTCGTGCTTATGATATTGCCGCTGCAACGAAAGGACTAGCTGTACATTTGAATGGCAAAAAATTGCCTGTAAAGAATTTTAAAGATTACATTGACTTATATGTAAAGAATACTGAAGACTCAGGACAAccaattaaaattgtttacgaACAAGCTGGCGAACGTTGGGAGGTGGCATGTTGTCCATCCGACAATAACTTCCAGCAAGTTTCCTTCGTAAATTCAATCGCCACCACCAAAGGTGGCCGGCATGTTGATTACGTTGTCGATATGATCATAAAGCAACTAATTGAAGTtgtaaagaagaagaacaaag GTGGCATTACAATAAAGCCGTTCCAGGTACGCAATCACATGTGGGTATTCGTTAACTGTCTTATCGAAAATCCCACATTCGATTCGCAAACCAAAGAGAACATGACATTGCAATCCAAAAGTTTTGGATCGAAATGTACTCTAACGGAGAAGTTCATTGCAAACGTATCAAAGTCAGGTATTGTGGAAGCCGTGTTATCGTGGGCCAAATTCAAAGCACAGAGTGAAATCGATAAGAAAGGTGGCAAAAAGTCTtcgaaaataaagaatttacCTAAACTTGAAGATGCAAATGAGGCTGGAAAATCAAATTCTTATTTATGTACGCTTATTCTAACTGAGGGAGACTCAGCCAAGTCTTTGGCCGTGTCTGGTCTGGGTGTTATCGGGCGTGATTTGTACGGAGTATTTCCATTGCGTGGTAAACTTTTAAATGTGCGCGAAGCTTCATTTAAGCAACTTGCTGAAAAtgctgaaataaataatttggtgAAGATTATTGGCTTGCAATATAAGAAAAAGTACACGACCATGGAGGATTTAAAAACCTTACGTTATGGCAAAGTAATGATAATGACTGATCAGGATCAGGACGGTTCACATATCAAAGGATTACTTATAAATTTCATACATACCAACTGGCCAGAATTGTTGCGTTTACCGTTTCTTGAGGAATTCATTACTCCAATTGTGAAAGCCACTAAAAAAGACCAAGTACTCTCCTTCTATTCACTACCTGAGTTCGAAGAATGGAAGAATGATACGCCAAACCATAACACGTTTAATATTAAATACTAcaaag GTTTGGGTACCTCCACTTCTAAGGAGGCTAAAGAGTATTTCCAAGATATGGAACGTCATCGAATCGTATTCAAGTACGATGGTAGCGTGGATGATGACGCCATTGTAATGGCTTTCTCTAAAAAGCATGTAGAAGACCGTAAAGAATGGCTAACATCGCATATGGACGAAGTTAAACGTAGAAAATTGCTTGGTCTACCAGAACGCTATTTGTACACTAAGGGCACCAAAAACATTACATATTCAGATTTTGTTAATCTTGAACTGGTGCTCTTCTCCAATGCGGATAATGTTCGTTCCATACCATGTCTTGTAGACGGATTTAAGCCGGGTCAACGCAAGGTCATGTTTACATGCTTTAAACGTAACGATAAACGTGAGGTGAAAGTGGCGCAATTATCCGGATCGGTGGCTGAAATGTCCGCCTATCATCACGGCGAGATGTCGCTACAAATGACTATTGTTAATTTGGCGCAGAACTATGTTGGGTCGAACAATATTAATCTATTAGAACCACGTGGTCAATTTGGTACTCGTCTACAAGGTGGAAAAGACTGTGCGAGCGCTCGTTATATTTTCACATTGATGTCACCATTGACAAGGCTTATATTCCATCCGGCTGACGATCCATTGTTGACTTATGAAGTCGATGATGGTCAGAAGATTGAACCACAATGGTATGTGCCAATCATACCGATGGTGTTGGTGAATGGAGCTGATGGTATTGGAACTGGATGGTCCACAAAGATCTATAATCATAATCCCCGCGATATTATACAAAACATTAGGCGAATGCTGGCCAACGAAGAGCCCGTGCCAATGCATCCATG gtatAAAAATTTCAAGGGTACCATTGATTACATATCCGATGGCCGCTACATTTCATCGGGAAACatacaaattgttcaaaataataaaattgaaatatccGAACTACCCGTCAGCACTTGGACCCAATCGTACAAGGAAAGTGTTTTAGATGTGCTTTCCAATGGTGATAAAGGAAAAGCGGTTGTTGCTGATTATAGAGAATATCACACTGACACGACGGTGCGCTTCGTTATTACATTCACAGCTGGTGAGTTCGAACGTTTGCAAGCTGAGGAGGGTGGATTCCATCGCGCATTCAAACTAACATCCTCCATGTCCACCAACCAAATGCATTGTTTCGATCAGAACAATTGCTTACGCCGTTTCCCCACGTCAATTGAAATTATCAAAGAGTACTTCCCAGTACGCCTAGAATTTTATTCCAAACGCAAGGAATATCTGATAGGCCAATTAACTGCGCAGGCGGATCGTTTGACCGATCAAGCTCGATTCATAATGGAGAAGTGCGATCGTACTATTATTGTTgagaataaaaaacgaaaagtcATGATTGACGAACTAATCAAGCGTGGTTATAAACCCGATCCAGTAAAGGAATGGCAGCGGCGTATACAAATGGAAGATGAGGAGGAGCCAGATGATGAGGAGGAGGAGGCGGAAGAGATTGCTTCCAGTTCGGCAgtgaagaaagagaaaaaagccGTCGATCCGGAGAAGGCGTTCAATAAGTTGACCGATGTAAAGAAATTCGATTATCTGCTCGGCATGTCCATGTGGATGCTTACAGAGGAGAAGAAGAACGAATTGTTGAAGCAACGCGATATAAAGTTAGCAGAGCTTGCAGCGCTCAAGGCTAAGACTATTCAAACTTTGTGGCTAGATGATTTGGACGATCTCGAAAAGAAACTTGACGAAATCGAAGATCGTGAGCGCCTTGAGGAATTGGGTATTAATAAGAAACAAGCAAAGGCATTATCTGCCAAAGCAAAGGCGTTGAGTGGTACTTTGAAGAAACGTGCTGCTAAAGGCGGCAATGAGAACATTTTCCCAGATCCAAACGGAGTTAAAATTGAATTCAAG GTTACcgatgaaataatgaaaaagattTCGACTGCAGTTGCTCTTGCCTCCAGACCGAAAGTTAAGAAGGAGAAGGTAGAAAAAGCTGCGAAGGCTGGAAAGGTGGATAGCATTGATGAATTTGATGCAATGGTTGAAGGTGGAGCAAAGGGACCGAAAGGTTCACCGGAAGCTATGAAGAAGACAAAAGCTAAGGCAGCAGCAGCTGATGGGGATGGTGAAAAGAAAAAGCGAGCTCGTAAACCCAAAGGAGATGGAATGAAACAAACTAAGATAAACTTTGGCAAAGGA CGTAAAAAGAAGCGTAGTTCTTCGGATGAGGAAGGTGATTTGGGATCAGGCAGTGATGTCGAGATGAATGTCGATGTGGCTCCACGTGCTGACCGACCCGGCCGAAGGGCAACtgccaaaaaaatcaattactcTGGCCTTCTCAACAGCGAAGAAGAACAAAGTAGCGATGGGGACTTGGAGTTCAGAGACAATGAAGGTGTTAAAGAAAACTCACATCACATGGCACACATGTCTGACGCTGAGAATAGTAGTGATGCTGGTGAAGCAAACGGTGACAATGCGTTTGTAGTTAGCGATTCGGATCCAAcaccaattaagaaaaagccAACGGCAAAACGCCCGCGAAAGAAGGCGATGCCAAGTGATAGTGACAGTGACAAAAAG AAAAAGAAGAAGCGAAAGAATGATTTATCCGacagtgatgatgatgattcagATTTTGAGTGTTAA
- the LOC128864594 gene encoding sorting nexin-17 → MHFSIPDTQELYAELSGTTYTGYNIYINGSYHCCLRYKQLHALHEQLRRRCADLNIQLPATFPPKRLLPLTNGQLESRRASLEHYLQLCGQDAVISKMEHFQSYLLNAQQETTLAEGVLGNEYSGGDLKRASCVLEVWLSNKFTLQVNCHIGDNASSLLRTVCECVQLPTQFMQHFCLYLVRRQDSDTTQNKLVLLRRLMDFESPYLSRLRAQETSFSCQVMMRKSYWNPMYDLSLLQDPVSLKLLFAQIATDIENEWIIAPKEVLEQLVSMQEHGLQKEYIQMARQLPLYGCLQFSASLIDYPEPRTTALISIGNRELSMRTAKAGKIYETKFRVTRMRCWRVTAMHNTSPNDSTAANSTGENANSYGKTPTNLQLAFEYLMSKQTLRWITITSPQAMLMSVCLQSMVDELLNCKDSVDGLSTRITEDSQSQLLSYVSRNGRVSHTPSMLTSSASTPSLSTELISSSTATTATTTSSSSSSSSPTAPVKFLSQRTRTRFNPKISNSSSYSAVFFRNGAEESVHNEAFEGIGDDDL, encoded by the coding sequence ATGCACTTCTCCATTCCAGACACACAAGAATTATATGCGGAGTTAAGTGGAACCACCTACACGGGTTACAATATCTACATTAATGGCAGCTATCATTGCTGTCTCCGCTATAAGCAATTGCACGCTTTACATGAACAGCTGCGACGTCGCTGTGCTGATCTCAACATACAGTTGCCAGCTACATTCCCCCCTAAACGTTTGCTACCACTAACCAACGGACAATTGGAATCAAGACGTGCTTCTTTGGAGCACTATTTGCAATTATGTGGACAAGACGCAGTTATTTCCAAAATGGAGCATTTTCAAAGTTATCTTTTGAATGCGCAACAAGAGACCACACTGGCCGAAGGTGTTCTTGGCAACGAATACAGTGGTGGTGATCTTAAACGTGCATCTTGTGTACTAGAAGTGTggctttcaaataaatttactcTTCAGGTCAATTGCCATATTGGTGATAATGCCAGCTCTTTATTGCGAACAGTGTGCGAATGTGTCCAACTGCCTACGCAATTTATGCAACATTTTTGTCTATATTTAGTGCGACGACAAGACAGCGATACTACTCAAAACAAATTGGTGTTATTAAGGCGTTTAATGGACTTTGAATCACCATACTTGTCTCGATTGCGAGCACAAGAAACATCTTTTTCGTGCCAGGTAATGATGCGCAAGAGCTATTGGAATCCCATGTATGATCTAAGCTTACTTCAAGACCCAGTGTCATTGAAATTGCTATTTGCACAAATTGCGACTGACATAGAAAACGAATGGATTATAGCACCGAAAGAAGTTTTAGAACAGCTTGTTAGTATGCAGGAGCACGGTCTGCAGAAAGAATACATACAAATGGCACGGCAATTGCCACTTTACGGGTGCTTGCAATTCAGTGCATCTCTTATTGATTATCCAGAGCCTCGAACAACGGCGCTCATTTCCATAGGCAATCGAGAATTAAGTATGCGTACTGCAAAAGCAGgtaaaatttatgaaacaaaatttcGTGTGACCCGAATGCGTTGCTGGCGCGTTACAGCAATGCATAACACCAGCCCTAATGATTCAACGGCTGCTAATAGTACTGGTGAAAATGCTAATAGTTATGGAAAAACTCCAACGAACTTGCAACTCGCTTTTGAATACTTGATGTCGAAACAAACTCTACGTTGGATTACGATAACTAGCCCACAAGCGATGCTTATGTCGGTATGTCTACAATCAATGGTTGATGAATTACTTAATTGCAAAGACTCTGTCGATGGACTAAGCACACGCATTACAGAAGACTCACAATCTCAATTGCTGTCCTACGTTTCGCGTAATGGACGAGTTTCGCATACTCCTTCAATGCTCACCTCATCCGCCTCCACACCGTCTCTGTCCACGGAACTAATATCGTCATCAACTGCTACAACGGCTACCACCACGTCAAGCTCATCTTCTTCATCATCGCCAACGGCACCTGTTAAATTTCTTTCACAACGCACGCGAACGAGATTTAACCCAAAAATATCTAATTCAAGTTCGTATTCAGCTGTTTTCTTCCGTAATGGTGCTGAGGAATCGGTGCACAACGAAGCTTTCGAAGGCATCGGCGACGATGATCTTTAG
- the LOC128864595 gene encoding tRNA-dihydrouridine(20a/20b) synthase [NAD(P)+]-like encodes MNTLNFDLLPGQRPHKNILNIFEEEKRTSHGYVRVSAPMVRYSKLEFRRLLRQHGVKLAFTPMVIADSFIHSQKARDNEFTTCLEDVPVISQFAARDAYEFSVASQLIYPYVDGVDLNCGCPQSWAISKGYGCGLLRHPELVCDIIKTTRRVLPQNFSISVKLRLLNGTAEESIKSTVELARQLEKCGATFLTLHGRTMWQKTSDPLNITAMAEIKKSIQVPLVVNGNVRSWEDAKDLHAKTQADGVMAARGLLSNPALFDEKLQERDTPEECVQQWLDIAIRAGENIHFQCFHHHLTFMWSTHMKRKLRLEFNNFTSKQQVFDFFEERYGLRPLAESYCSPFQYTNCVYPKVGEVSNVVAVSESNTWNENSNGKFFNEFKENEISKEQDDFELEGSFFTELD; translated from the coding sequence ATGAATACtttaaatttcgatttattACCTGGACAAAGGCCACATAAAAACatattgaacatttttgaagAGGAAAAACGAACTTCACATGGATATGTACGAGTCAGTGCACCAATGGTGCGTTATAGCAAGTTGGAGTTTAGGCGGTTACTCCGTCAGCATGGAGTAAAATTGGCCTTCACGCCTATGGTCATTGCAGATTCATTTATTCATAGTCAAAAAGCCCGTGACAATGAATTTACTACCTGTTTAGAGGATGTTCCAGTCATATCACAATTTGCAGCCCGTGATGCATACGAGTTCTCCGTAGCGTCCCAATTAATATATCCATATGTTGATGGTGTAGATCTTAATTGTGGCTGCCCACAGTCATGGGCTATATCAAAAGGTTATGGTTGTGGACTCCTGCGGCACCCGGAACTTGTTTGTGATATTATAAAAACAACTAGACGTGTGTTACCACAAAACTTTAGCATATCAGTGAAACTTCGTCTACTTAATGGCACTGCTGAAGAATCAATCAAGTCTACAGTGGAACTGGCGCGACAGCTGGAAAAATGTGGTGCTACTTTTTTGACACTACATGGTCGAACAATGTGGCAAAAAACATCAGATCCTCTTAATATAACCGCTATGGCTGAGATAAAAAAATCCATTCAGGTTCCACTAGTAGTAAATGGCAATGTACGTAGCTGGGAAGATGCGAAGGATTTGCATGCCAAAACACAGGCCGACGGGGTTATGGCGGCAAGAGGATTGCTTTCAAATCCAGCGCTTTTCGATgaaaaacttcaagaaagggaTACCCCGGAGGAATGTGTGCAACAATGGTTGGATATTGCAATTCGCGCAGGTGAAAATATACACTTCCAATGTTTCCATCATCATCTTACATTTATGTGGAGCACCCATATGAAACGTAAATTACGTTTGGAGTTCAATAACTTCACTAGCAAGCAACAAGTATTTGACTTTTTTGAGGAACGGTACGGTTTGAGGCCACTTGCGGAATCGTACTGTAGTCCCTTCCAGTATACGAACTGCGTTTATCCAAAAGTTGGAGAGGTATCAAATGTCGTTGCAGTTTCTGAGAGTAATACTTGGAATGAAAACTCTAatggtaaattttttaatgaattcaaAGAAAACGAAATATCGAAAGAACAAGATGATTTTGAATTGGAGGGCAGCTTTTTCACAGAGTTAGACTGA
- the LOC128864596 gene encoding uncharacterized protein LOC128864596, producing the protein MDRNNGSNRYPPIRRAVQQQHQPNSLSLSSNNNQHLDNHRNSSQYSTSNHNTYSQQSSMSREPPTQHDELIRYIREAWTKVNEQNTPINYCQESDHQLKNFKPFNLEEYWDQRHFQNIRVSHGQQ; encoded by the exons ATGGATCGCAACAACGG TTCCAATCGCTATCCACCAATACGTCGTGCAGTCCAGCAGCAACATCAACCAAATTCGTTATCGCTTTCGTCGAATAATAATCAACATTTAGATAATCATCGGAATTCATCTCAATATTCCACTTCCAACCATAACACCTATTCACAACAATCCTCAATGTCCCGCGAACCGCCTACACAACACGACGAACTAATTCGATACATCAGGGAAGCATGGACAAAA GTAAATGAGCAGAATACGCCAATAAATTACTGTCAAGAATCTGATCatcaattgaaaaatttcaaacctttcaACTTGGAGGAGTACTGGGACCAGCggcattttcaaaatattcgtgTGTCACACGGCCAACAATAA